The DNA region CGCGTTTTTGCATGCCGCCCGAGAGCTCAGAGGGGTAGAGGTCCGCGGTCTCAGGCGGCAGGCCCACGCGGCGCAGTTTCTCGATGGCCTTGTCGCGGGCATCGCGGCGGGGCGTTTTGGTTTGCAGCAGGCGGAAGGCGACGTTTTGCCAGATCGGCATGGAATCAAAGAGCGCGGCCCCCTGGAAGAGCATGCCGAAACGGTCAAGGAAGCGCGCATCCGGGGCTTGGCCGTCGATCCTGATGGTGCCTGCATCCGGCGTGATCAGGCCGAGGATGCATTTGAGAAGCACGGACTTGCCCGTGCCCGAGCCGCCAATGACGACGAGGCTTTCGCCTTTGGCCACGGTCAGCGAGACATTCTGCAGGACGTGGTTCTGGCCGAAGGATTTGGTGAGGCCGTTGAGGGAGATCATCGGGGTCATTGCCTGGATCTTCCATCGCGCCCGTGGGGGCCGGCTCCCACATCCGCGACACCGTGGGGGCCAGCCCCCACACCCCCGGGATATTTGAAGAACGGGGAAAGGGGGCGGGTCATGCGGAAAAGAACGCCTCTGTCAGGAGATAATTGGCCGCGAGAATCAGGATCGAGGCGGAGACGACGGCCTGCGTGGTGGCGCGCCCGACGCCGCGCGCGCCACGGCCCGAGTTCATGCCGTGGTAGCAGCCCATGAGTGCCACGATGAAGCCGAAGACGGCCCCCTTGACCAAGCCCGACGTGACGTCCCGGATGGTCAGGAAGTCACGGGTGTTGGACAGGTACGCTGCCGGGTTGAAGTCCAGCCGGGAGGTGGAGACCAGGTAGCCGCCGAAGATGCCGATACTGTCGCCGACGGCCACCAGCACCGGCAGGGAGAGCGTCGCCGCGATCAGGCGCGGCGCGGTGAGGTACTTCATCGGGTGAGTGGACAGCGTGCGCAGGGCGTCGATCTGCTCGGTCACTTTCATCGTGGCGATCTCGGCGGCAATGGCCGCGGCCACGCGACCGGCGACCATGAGGCCGCCAAGGACCGGCCCAAGCTCCCGCGCGATGCTGATGGCGACGATCTGGGGGACCACGGCTT from Jannaschia sp. CCS1 includes:
- a CDS encoding ABC transporter ATP-binding protein yields the protein MISLNGLTKSFGQNHVLQNVSLTVAKGESLVVIGGSGTGKSVLLKCILGLITPDAGTIRIDGQAPDARFLDRFGMLFQGAALFDSMPIWQNVAFRLLQTKTPRRDARDKAIEKLRRVGLPPETADLYPSELSGGMQKRAGLARAIASEPEIVFFDEPTTGLDPIMSGVINDLIGEIVSEIGATTITITHDMTSARAIATTVAMLHEGQIRWHGPVADMDASDDPYLRQFIGGHSAGPIKTLR
- a CDS encoding MlaE family ABC transporter permease gives rise to the protein MTLTAPFGALGRATLIALATIGQIALFALDALRHLATPPFYIRETARQFLTIGWLSLPVVGLTAFFTGGALALQIYAGGARFNAEAVVPQIVAISIARELGPVLGGLMVAGRVAAAIAAEIATMKVTEQIDALRTLSTHPMKYLTAPRLIAATLSLPVLVAVGDSIGIFGGYLVSTSRLDFNPAAYLSNTRDFLTIRDVTSGLVKGAVFGFIVALMGCYHGMNSGRGARGVGRATTQAVVSASILILAANYLLTEAFFSA